The genomic window CGATGAGGGCGGGGGCACGCAATTCACGCACCAGGTGCCGCCGCTCGACTACGCCCGTCCGGATGCCGATCGCTTGCAGCCGCTCGGGAGGGACAAAAAAAGGGCTGGTCGACGGGAGCGAAGGAGAGGAAGAGAGCTGCTCAGTCCGAAAGGGTGCTCCGGCGGTGGCGGTCTCCGCGGCTTTCCCTGAAAGTGATCCGCTTGCTCGAACCGGAACCAGGTCCATGCTGCAGATCGGACACTTGCCAGGAGAGGGAGAACGCACGCTCGGGTGCATGGTGCAGGTGTAATAGAGAATCCGTTGCTTAGCCTCCGGATCTGCGGAGGCCGAACCGGCTTCGAGCCAGCCCCACAGGCCGAAAGCAAGAAGAAGGGCTGCCAAAGGTCGCAAGTGATTCATGGATGCAAAGAACCGGCTCTGGCAAAGAAAAACACCCCTTCCTGCGGAAACCCTCGCAGCGGCAGCGCGGAGTCCGGCGTTGCGCCTCTCATCGACCCGCGTTGCCGGGCTCCCGCAATGCCACGGGAGGGTTCCAGAGGATCTCGGCCCCGAGGAAGGCTTCCCGCGCTCCCATCGGCTCGCGAAGCCGACGGAGGACTGCGACGGATGACCTCGCTGCCCTGGAGCGAGGGGGAGTCGAAGAAGCTTCCGCTACTGGCGAGGGAGGAATGGCTCCATGGTCGGAGTCGAGTGCTTCACCCCTAGGTGCAAGCTCTCCAGGAATCGAGGGAGCCGCGGCAGTCGGGATTTCCTGAGCGGCCCCTCGGGGAGCGTCTGCCCCGGCTCGCTCCGCTTGCGGCGTGGAGGTGCGCACGGGAGAGGGCCGTCGCTCTCCGCCCCGCGGAAGGGGCTCGACCTTCCCGCGGCGGTAGGCGAGAGCCGTCTGGATCGCCAGCAGGAGGAGAATCGCAAGGAGAGTGCCCCACTCCGTCGAAAACGGGATCCCCGCTCCCAGGATGGGTGCGACGGCAGAAGGCGCGAGCGAGTCGAGCATCGTTCCCCCCAAATGGTTCGCCTTTGGCCTACGAAGAGGGCAAGCTCTCTTGACTCGTCCCCGGAGGCTCGCCCGCAATGCTCGAGCGCATCGCGGTATCGGCCTGGACGTTGCGCAGCCGGTAGTAGTCCATGACCCCGAGATGTCCTTTCCGGAAAGCGTCCGCCATCGCCAGAGGGATTTCGGCTTCCGCCTCGACGAGCTTGGCGCGCATCTCCTGCTCCAGGGCGACGGCCGCCGCACGCCGCACCTCGGCTTTCGCTTGAGCAACCCGCTTGTCCGCTTCCGCCTGCTCGGCCTGAAGCTTCGCCCCGATGTTGTCCCCGATGGTGACCTCTGCGATATCGATCGAGAGGATCTCGAAAGCTGTCCCGGAATCGAGTCCCTTCTGAAGAACCGTCTTCGAAATCCGATCGGGGTACTCCAGGACCTCCTTGTAATTGAGCGCCGAGCCGATCGTCGTGACGATTCCTTCTCCGACCCGCGCGATGATCGTCTCCTCGGTCGCTCCCCCGACAAAACGTTCGAGATTGGTGCGAACGGTGACTCGGGCCCGCGCTTTCACCGCGATCCCATCCTTGGCCACGCCCGCAATCGTGTTTTGCCCGGACGCCGGATTCGGACAGTCGATTACCCTGGGATTGACGCTGGTCCGGACGGCTTCGAAGACGCTCTTCCCGGTGCCGATCGTAGCCAGATCGATGGCGCACGCCCGGTTGAAATCGAGGGAGATCCCCGCTCGGTCCGCCGCGATCAGAGCACGGACGACCTGCTCCACGTTGCCGCGCGCCAGGTAGTGGGATTCGAGCTGAGCGGTGCTCAGATCGAGGCCGGATCGGACCGCAGTGACGCGATTGTTGACAATGAGGGAAGGAGGGATACCCCGCAACCGCATGGCCACCAGGTTGAAGAGGCTCACCCAGGCCCCGGAGATAAAGGCGCGGACCCAGATGCCAACAAAATTGATCACGAGAACGGCAAAGACGAGGGCAACCAGGGAGAGAAAACCGAGCAAGAATAGAGAGATCATGCTGTGGCCTCCACGATCCAGTGGCCGTCACGCCATCCCACCACGCGGATCCTGGTCCCTTCCTCCAGAAATCCGCTCTCCGCAACAACCTCTGTCCGCTTCTCCTCGAATAGGGCGACCCCGATGGGATGGCAAGGCGAAACAAGAAGCCCCTCGTGACCCACCAGATCCGAATGAGGGCGCCCGACGCCGGACGGATTGCGGAACTCGAGCGCCATCCGATGGCCGAGGCGACTCTTGGGCAGGAACCGGAGCCAGGCCCACAGGAACGCGCTGGAGAAGAGAAGGCTCGCCGCGAGCACCGCCAGGCCCGCTCCCCATCCCGAACGGGCAAAGGCGACGACAACTCCTGTCAGGAAGGCGACGAGCGCCAGCAATCCCAGAATCGTGCTGGGAAAGAAGAGCTCGGCGCCGAATAAGACCAAGCCCGCCAAAAGGCAAAAGAGAATCGCGATCATCCCTCCTCGCCTAGCGCCTCGACAACGACCCGGGCTCCCTCCACCGAAACGATCCGCAACCGGCTCCCTGCGGGGACGAAAGCTCCGGGGGTCACGACGTCGACAACCTTTTCCCCAAAGCGACCGGCACCCGACGGCCGCAAGACCGTGATCGCAACCCCTTCCTCGCCGGGATGAACGGGCGAAACGATCTTTTCCGCCGAGATCCCATCCAGACCCATCCCGAGGCGCCGCGCCGGGAGAAATCGTGCGGCGATCGCCCCTATGGCCACGGCTCCCATGATGGCCAGCAGAAGCAGGAGGAGAGGTCGGGCGAGCGCTTCGGCCCCGATCCAGAGCGCCTCCTTGGGATAGCGATCGACCATCGCATAGAGCAATCCCAGAAGGACGAGAATCGACCCGACCATCGTCGGCAGAAGAAGGCCCGGAAGGAAGAGGAGCTCAAGGACGATGAGCCCCACCCCGACGAGAAAAAGAAAAAGCGGTTCCCATCCGCTCAAGCCGGCCAGGTAGTGGCCAAAGAAGTAGAGAAGGAAGCAGAGCAGGGCGCCAGCTCCAAACAGTCCGAAAGAGGCACCGGTCTTGAGTTCCCAGTAGCCCAAGAGCAGGCCAAGCCCCAGCAATAGTGGGCCTGCGGCCATCAGTCCGCGACCAAGGCGCTCGAAACCCGTGGGGCGCAGCTCCCGGAGCTGCTTGCCGCCGATCGTGCCCACCAGGCTCTGGAGATCCGCGACCGTTCCCTCCGACAACAGAGGTCGGGGAGGATTGCCGAAGCGGTGCCCCGCCTCGACGTCGGTCAGCGTCAGGACCTTTCCTTTCGGGAGAAGGGTGGCCCCGTCGATCACCAGGCCGCTTTCCCGATCGACCATGGCTTCAAAGACCGCCGGGGGATGGCCGTGACGCTGCGCCGTAGCCCGGACGAGAGCTTGGTAGGCCGAAAGAATCTTCTTCTCGTAGCTTTCGGGAAGCGGCTGAACCGACCCGCCTCCCGGAGCGACCAAGATCGGGGTGGCGGCACCGATGACCGAGCCGGGGGCCATATAAATATGGCGGGTGGCCGCCGCAAGGAAGGCGCCCGCCGAAAGCGCCTTGGGGTTGACGTAAGCGTAGGTCGCCTCCTGATTCGGGAAATGCTCGACGATCCGAATCGCCTCCTCCATGGCATCCGCCCGCCCGCCGGGGGTATCGAGGTCGAGCACCAGTGCAGAGGCTCCTTGGGCGACCGCTTCTTTCACCCCGCGACGGACGAGGTAGATGAGCGCTGGATCGATTTCGCCATGCACCGGGATCACGTAGACCAAGTGGTCCGCGAACGCCGAAGTCGCTTGGAGCAAGCCAGCGACAATCCAAGGGAGCTTCCAGGAGAGCCTTGATCGAACCCTACTCCACATAAGCTCTCCTTCACCTTCCGCCAATGATCTCCTGCCGTCAATCCCGGCCCCAAAGAGCATTGACACGCCCGCGCCTCTTGGGCCAGGCTTCTGGCGAAAGTCAGGATCCGATCGGGCGATGTCTACCGGCTTCGTTTCTCCGTGCAGGTCTGGCTCCTCGTCGAGAGAGGGCCATCCATTCCTCCCGTCAATCTGTGGGCTCGCCGCGCTTCTGTTGTGGATCGCACCCCCGCTTTCGGCGAGCGCGGCAACCGGCGGTTCCGATGCCTCGGGCGGAACGACCGATGCCAGCTCGCAGAGCTCGCAGGTAGCGGAGCTGATCAAGCGGTTGGAGGATCAGGGGATACCGGTACAGGCGAACACCAAGGGGATTGTCTTATCGGGGTATGTGGATGCGAGCTACACCTACAACGCGATCAACGCGCCATCGTTTAACCAGGTGCCTGGTTTTGCGGCGCCGGCGGGGTATGCGGGGCCGACCAATGCGGCGGGGCAGGCTTTAGGGTATCCGGCGATTCCGGGGCGGGAGCCGGTGGATGGGATTCCGGGCGGGGGCTTCAACATGAACGCCTTCAAGCTGGCCCTGGAGAAGCCGCTTACCGATGAGAACCGGTGGCAGGCGGGGTTTCGGGCGGATCTGATCGTGGGGCAGGATGCTTCGATTGGGGCTCCGGACACGATTGGGGGCTTGGGGACCAACGCCAGTTCGCTGGTGCTCTTCAACACCTCGAGCTTCTGGTTGGAGCAGGCCTACGTGGTCTTCCGGGTACCGGTGGGCAACGGGCTCGACATTCGGATTGGGAAGTTTGTCGATCCGGCGGGCTACGAGGTGGTGGAGCGGCCGGTGAACCTCGACTTCAGCTACGGGCTGCTCTTCAGCAATCTTTTGCCGACGACGCTCACGGGGATGCAGGCGATCTACCATTTTGACGACCAGTGGTCGACTCGCTTCGGGGTGGCCGACGGAGGCTTCGATGTCTCCCGTGGGGGCTACCTCTACAACGGTTATTTGAACAACACGATCGATAGCAACGATGCCTATCTGCTTTTTTGGAACGGGCAGTGGGAGGCCAAGGGGAAGAACGCGATCCTGAGCGCGACTGCGATGTACGGGTTCAACGGGGTCAATCCTCCGGGCTTCGGAGCCTCTCCGATCAATGGGGTAGCCCAGCCCTACGGCATCGCACAGGGGATTCGCGGAGAGGGGCCCTTCAACCAGAACAACGCCTTCTTCCTGGGCGATGTCTGGGGCTCCTGGGCCCCAAAGTTCGCCCACGACCGGCTCCTCCTGGGCTTCGAGTTGACCGGGGGCTTCTACAACAATGACGTGAGCTACGTCTCTCCCGCGGTCAGCGGATTGCCAATGGGCCTCTACAGCGGCCCCTCCAACTGGTATGGCGCCGCCCTCCACATGAAGTACCAGTTCAACTCGATCGTCAGCCTCTCCCAACGCGCCGAATGGATGCAGGCGGGCTGGAACAGCATCCTGGCCGGCCACAACGCCCCCACCGATATCTGGGAGTATACCGCCACCTTGGCCTTCGACCTCGCCGAGAACTTCATGATGCGGCTCGAAGGAAGAATCGACTGGGGCCTCGGTGTCATGGGCTACTACGGCTATCCCTACCAAGGCACTACCTCCCCAAGTGCCCTTCTCTACTCCGGCAACGGCCCCATCTTCCTCGGCGCCCTCGAATTCGTCTATAGCTACTAAGCGGGGGAACCAAGCGAGCCGGGCCCCTCGTTCCCCGCGAGAGCCACCGCCGCCCGGCTCTTTGGGTCTCGTTCAGAGGATCGCGTAGTGAGCCAGGATCGTGCCGTCTCTTGCCTTCCGCCATCGGATCAGGCCTAACGGCAGCCGTGCCCTTCCTTCTGGCGGCTCGTATCCGGAGACCAAGGGGTCCGCGTCCCCATGACCGAATTCCGGGAGCCATCGGATGTGGATCTCCCTCACGCGCCCGCTTTCGAGCGCCATGCGATTCCAAAGTGCATCGCCCAAGAGGCAGATGCCGTGCGATCCCGGCTCAAGGCACCGTGCGAGCTGCCCGGCGGACCGCTTGCGGGTTCGCAGCCCTCCCGCTTGTGCCGGCAGCTCCCAAGGGGTCCACAGCTCTTCCATACTCCCTCCGCCTCCAGTGCGGCAGAGGGTTTCTACGAGGAATTCGGCTCGCTCGGGACGGGTCGAGAGCCGCCCGTCAAGAAAGAGTTCCGCCAGCAGCACGATCATAGCCGACGGGGAGACCTTCTCCTCCGAATACCGACCCGACCGACAGCCGCATCCCCCGCGCAAATTCGGCCGCAGCCATCCGCCGCTTGCCTTCGAGCTGCACCTCGCGCAGCAAGAGACCCCCACTTCCCCCTGCGGCTACGAGGATCCCGTGCGAATCGATCCGTACGACCTCGCCCGGCCTCCCGGAAGCGCGAATCGATACGATGGCGCCGAAGATCTTCAGGATCCGCGCCTGTCCGCCGTCCCGAAGCGATGTGTAGGCGATCGGCCAGGGGTTCATCGCCCGAATGTGTGCGTGAATCTCCCACTTGTCCCGCGTCCAATCAATCTCCGCATCCTCCTTGCGCAACTTTCTCGCGTAGCTCGCTCGGGACGGGTCCTGCGGCACCCGTTCGGCAGCACCCGATTCCAGGCGGTCGAGCGCTTCCACAATGGCCCGGGACCCCAGTTTCGCCAATCGTTGCTGCAGGGTCGCCGTCGTATCGGTGGAGCGAATCAGGATCTTCCTGGTCAACAGGATATCACCCGTATCCAGTCCCTCATCCATCCAGATCACGGAGACCCCGGTCTCCCGGTCGCGGCTTCGAATGGCCGCCTGGATCGGCGCCGCACCCCGATGGCGGGGGAGCAGCGACGCATGCAGGTTGAGCGCAGCGCGGGTCGGAAGCTCGAGCACCTCCCGTGAAAGGATCTGCCCATAGGCGACAACCACCAGGACGTCCGGTTGCAGGAAGCGGATCTGCTCGACAGCGGTCGGGGCACCGATCTTTTCTGGCTGGAAGATGGGCAGCCGGAGCTCGAGGGCGGCAGACTTGACTGGGCAAGGGGTGGGGAGGCGGTGCCTTCCCGCAGGCCGATCGACCTGCGTGATGACCCCTTGGAGCCGATAGTCCCGGTGGACGGCCAGCGCTCGAAGGCTAGGAATCCCGAACTCACCCGACCCGATAAAGACGACTTTCATGTTCCCAGAAGAAAGCCTCACGACGGCCCCTTGCCGCGCTACGCTCGGCGGTGTCCCCGATGCCGATGCCGGTGGGGATGATGCAAAGGTGCCGCCAAGCGCGAAGGCTCCCCGGGCGAAGCAACGACCTCCCGCTGCCCGAGCGAGGCCCCGCAGCCCGTGCAGAGATAATCGTAGATCTCCTTCCCCGGCAAGACGAGCAGGAGTCGTTCCCGGACAGCCATGGGTTTTCCGCACGAAGAGCAGTAAAGGGCAGAAGCCGAAAAGCTTTCGAACGAACCGCTCATGAGTTAAACTTACTCATTGCTCAGGATGAGCCGCAAGGCAATTGGTGGTCGGGCCATCTGGCCCCTCTCCTCTCATCCGGGTGCGGGGATCGGCGCGATCGGATGCACCGCCGCTCGAACCGCCTGGAAGATGGGGTAAGCGAAGTTCCGATGAAGGCAGGCCGCACCGGAGACGGGTCACTGGCACCCGACATCGATTCGATCCTCGATCGGGCCGCAGCGCTCCTACATGCGGGAGAGCTCGTCGGCGTGCCGACGGAAACGGTTTACGGGCTCGCCGCCGATGCGACCAATCCCGTGGCCGTGGCCCGGCTCTTCGAACGAAAGGGGCGCGCCTCCTTCCAGCCGATCAGCGTCCTTTGCGGCTCCTCCGAAATGGCCTTCGGCCTGCTGGCCAACGTTCCCGAGAGTGCGGCTCGTCTCGCGGCCCGCTTCTGGCCGGGGCCGCTCACCTTGATTCTGCGCAAGCGCGCGGAGGCGCTTCCCGACCTTCTCACGGCGGGCCTCCCGTTCGTAGGGGTACGCATCCCCGATCACCCGCTCACTCTCGCCCTGTTGGAGCGCTTTGGCGGCCCCTTGGCCGCTCCCAGTGCCAACCGCTCCGGCCACCTGAGCCCGACCACGGCGCGCGCCGTCGAAGACGAGTTCGGGGAGGAGATCGCCCTCGTGCTCGATGGGGGGCCCTGCCGTGTCGGCGTAGAATCGACGGTGGTCTCCCTTGTGCACCGGCGGCCCATCTTGATCCGGCTCGGGGGGATCCCTCAGGAGCTCCTGGAGGAAGAGATCGGCTCCGTCGATCGCGAGACGGATTCCCCATGCCTCTCCCATCGTCACTACATGCTGCGCACGCCTCTCTTTCTCGTCCGGACCCCCGAAGCGATCCTTCTCCCCGAACGCAAGGAGGCCGGATTCCTCGCTTGGGGGCCCTGCCCGGAAGGGTTTTCCCTCTGCCGCAGCCTCTCCCTTACCTATCGGCTGGACGAAGCGGCGGGGAACCTCTTTCGACAGCTCCACGAGCTCGACGATTGTGGCCTGAGACGGATCTATGCCGTGCTCCTGCCCGATCGCGGGCTTGGGTGTGCGATCAACGAGCGGCTGCGGAAAGCAGCCGACGCCTCTGCCTCCTCTGGAAACCTTCCCGAGGGCGGCTACGCGAGCAGCCCCGCTTCCCCTTCCTCCTCCTGATCGGGCACGATCCGGGCGACACTGATCAGCCGATCGCCTTGATCCAAAGACAGGAGGCGGACTCCTTGGGTATTGCGGCCGACGCGCCGGATCCCCTTGACCGGCATGCGCACCGTCAATCCTCTCTGCGTCAGCAGCATCAACTCATCCCCATCGACGACCGACAGCGCGGCGACGACCTCCCCGGTCCTCTTGGTCATCCTCATGGTAATGACCCCCTTGCCCCCTCGCCCTT from Methylacidimicrobium sp. B4 includes these protein-coding regions:
- the fmt gene encoding methionyl-tRNA formyltransferase, with translation MKVVFIGSGEFGIPSLRALAVHRDYRLQGVITQVDRPAGRHRLPTPCPVKSAALELRLPIFQPEKIGAPTAVEQIRFLQPDVLVVVAYGQILSREVLELPTRAALNLHASLLPRHRGAAPIQAAIRSRDRETGVSVIWMDEGLDTGDILLTRKILIRSTDTTATLQQRLAKLGSRAIVEALDRLESGAAERVPQDPSRASYARKLRKEDAEIDWTRDKWEIHAHIRAMNPWPIAYTSLRDGGQARILKIFGAIVSIRASGRPGEVVRIDSHGILVAAGGSGGLLLREVQLEGKRRMAAAEFARGMRLSVGSVFGGEGLPVGYDRAAGGTLS
- a CDS encoding outer membrane beta-barrel protein — its product is MWIAPPLSASAATGGSDASGGTTDASSQSSQVAELIKRLEDQGIPVQANTKGIVLSGYVDASYTYNAINAPSFNQVPGFAAPAGYAGPTNAAGQALGYPAIPGREPVDGIPGGGFNMNAFKLALEKPLTDENRWQAGFRADLIVGQDASIGAPDTIGGLGTNASSLVLFNTSSFWLEQAYVVFRVPVGNGLDIRIGKFVDPAGYEVVERPVNLDFSYGLLFSNLLPTTLTGMQAIYHFDDQWSTRFGVADGGFDVSRGGYLYNGYLNNTIDSNDAYLLFWNGQWEAKGKNAILSATAMYGFNGVNPPGFGASPINGVAQPYGIAQGIRGEGPFNQNNAFFLGDVWGSWAPKFAHDRLLLGFELTGGFYNNDVSYVSPAVSGLPMGLYSGPSNWYGAALHMKYQFNSIVSLSQRAEWMQAGWNSILAGHNAPTDIWEYTATLAFDLAENFMMRLEGRIDWGLGVMGYYGYPYQGTTSPSALLYSGNGPIFLGALEFVYSY
- a CDS encoding nodulation protein NfeD produces the protein MWSRVRSRLSWKLPWIVAGLLQATSAFADHLVYVIPVHGEIDPALIYLVRRGVKEAVAQGASALVLDLDTPGGRADAMEEAIRIVEHFPNQEATYAYVNPKALSAGAFLAAATRHIYMAPGSVIGAATPILVAPGGGSVQPLPESYEKKILSAYQALVRATAQRHGHPPAVFEAMVDRESGLVIDGATLLPKGKVLTLTDVEAGHRFGNPPRPLLSEGTVADLQSLVGTIGGKQLRELRPTGFERLGRGLMAAGPLLLGLGLLLGYWELKTGASFGLFGAGALLCFLLYFFGHYLAGLSGWEPLFLFLVGVGLIVLELLFLPGLLLPTMVGSILVLLGLLYAMVDRYPKEALWIGAEALARPLLLLLLAIMGAVAIGAIAARFLPARRLGMGLDGISAEKIVSPVHPGEEGVAITVLRPSGAGRFGEKVVDVVTPGAFVPAGSRLRIVSVEGARVVVEALGEEG
- the floA gene encoding flotillin-like protein FloA (flotillin-like protein involved in membrane lipid rafts) translates to MISLFLLGFLSLVALVFAVLVINFVGIWVRAFISGAWVSLFNLVAMRLRGIPPSLIVNNRVTAVRSGLDLSTAQLESHYLARGNVEQVVRALIAADRAGISLDFNRACAIDLATIGTGKSVFEAVRTSVNPRVIDCPNPASGQNTIAGVAKDGIAVKARARVTVRTNLERFVGGATEETIIARVGEGIVTTIGSALNYKEVLEYPDRISKTVLQKGLDSGTAFEILSIDIAEVTIGDNIGAKLQAEQAEADKRVAQAKAEVRRAAAVALEQEMRAKLVEAEAEIPLAMADAFRKGHLGVMDYYRLRNVQADTAMRSSIAGEPPGTSQESLPSS
- a CDS encoding NfeD family protein — protein: MIAILFCLLAGLVLFGAELFFPSTILGLLALVAFLTGVVVAFARSGWGAGLAVLAASLLFSSAFLWAWLRFLPKSRLGHRMALEFRNPSGVGRPHSDLVGHEGLLVSPCHPIGVALFEEKRTEVVAESGFLEEGTRIRVVGWRDGHWIVEATA
- a CDS encoding L-threonylcarbamoyladenylate synthase, with the protein product MKAGRTGDGSLAPDIDSILDRAAALLHAGELVGVPTETVYGLAADATNPVAVARLFERKGRASFQPISVLCGSSEMAFGLLANVPESAARLAARFWPGPLTLILRKRAEALPDLLTAGLPFVGVRIPDHPLTLALLERFGGPLAAPSANRSGHLSPTTARAVEDEFGEEIALVLDGGPCRVGVESTVVSLVHRRPILIRLGGIPQELLEEEIGSVDRETDSPCLSHRHYMLRTPLFLVRTPEAILLPERKEAGFLAWGPCPEGFSLCRSLSLTYRLDEAAGNLFRQLHELDDCGLRRIYAVLLPDRGLGCAINERLRKAADASASSGNLPEGGYASSPASPSSS